DNA sequence from the Pedobacter schmidteae genome:
AAGCCCGTACTGCTTAGCACTCCATTGGCATAAGGCAGTTGTGCATTCAAAAGCAGGTCTTTAGTAGTCCGCTCGTATACATCAACTGTCAAACCCAGTTTACTTTTTAGAAAACTCATGTCCAAACCAATATTGGTTTGCGTATTGGTTTCCCATTTCAGATTTGGATTTGCTGCAGCAGTGATCACCGAACCTGCAGAAACAGGTTTACCATTAAATGAGTACCAGTAATTGACATTACCAAGATCCATTTGGGCCAGGTAAGGGAAATCACTTACCCTGTTATTTCCGGATGCGCCATAACCGACACGCAGTTTGGCATCAGAAATAAATTTAAAGCCCTTCATAAAATTCTCCTGACTAAACCTCCACCCTGCAGATGCGGAAGGGAAATATCCCCAGCGTTTGCCTGGAGCAAATTTTGAAGAACCATCAGCCCTCAGGGATGCTGTTACCAGGTACTTACCTTTATAATCATAATTTACCCTACTCAAAAATGAAGCTAAAGTCCACCTCGAGCTACCCGATCTCACAACCGTATTGGCGGCGGGAACCAGGTCCAGTGCATCAAGTCCAAGATTTTCGTTTGCAATCTGGGAGGCATAGATAGATCTGAATGAATTTTTGTTTCGCTGTGAAGAGAAACCTGCCAATAAGGTTAAGTTATGGTCTTTATTGAAGGTATTTTTATAAGTCAGGGTATTATCATTTAACCAGTTAAAGACCGGAGCAGTGCCATACGTACCATTCGGTCCGGGAGCATTCGGTACCACCTTGCTTCCAGCCTGGGTAAAGGAATTGTTAAAAATATTGGTCTCGGTATTGTTGTTGGTGATCCCACCTGAGATCCTTAATTTCAACTTGGGTGTAAAAGCATATTCTGCATATCCGTTGGCGGCCATATTTGTAGCTTTATACATAGTCTGCTGATTGGCCAGACTGATCAGTGGGTTAACCCGGTAATCCTGATTGTTGGCAATTTCGTTGGTTGGATCATAAAATGAATCGAGCAAATCAGTTCCTGCATCTCTGCCAGATAAACCGGTAGTTGGTCTATAGCCCCAAACGGAGTATAAAAGACCGGCAGAAGCATAAAAGTTTGTAGCCGAAATAGGTGTTCCGAAAGTCTCGCTATACGCGTAATTCACGTTAATGCCCGTTTTCAATTTTGGTGTTACCTGCTGATCTAAAACAAAGCGTCCCTGATAACGTCTAAAGCCACTATACTTCACAATCCCTTTTTGATTGTTAAAGTTTCCGGAGATAGAGAAAGTAGTTTTATCACTTCCGCCGCGTAAGGCAATATCGTGATTTTGATTTTGGCCAGTCCGGAAAATATGGTCTTGCATATTTAATCCAGCCACATTACGGTAGTCATCAACAGTAACCCCATTTTTAAGATATACCGAGTCTGCAAAAACCGAATTTAGTTCTTTCACATACTTAACAAATTCGTATGGCCCCATTACCGGAATCTGCGCCGGCGATTTTTGTACACCGTAATAGGCATTATAAGTAAGTTGTGGCTTTCCGGCCTGACCTCTTTTTGTGGTAATTAATACTACCCCATTTGAGCCCCTTGCACCATAAATAGCTGTAGCAGATGCATCTTTCAACACATCAATACTTTCAATATCTGAAGGGTTGATGGAATTTGCATTTGCATTTTCGGAAGGGAAACCGTCAATTACATATAAAGGTGAGTTATCCTGAGAAATGGAACCTGCTCCCCGAATTACAATAGTAGCCGTTGCACCTGGTTGCCCATCACTGGTACTCACCTGCACCCCGGCAACACGCCCGGCCAATGCCTGATCAAAGGATTTAACCGGAGCCTTTTCCAGGTCCTTCATATTGACCGAGCCTACTGCACCTGTTAAATCTTTACGCTTTGCCGTACCATATCCCAATACCACCACATCGTTTAAAGTAGTTGACGACTCCTGAAGGGATACGTTGACAATACTTTTTGCACCTACGGTAACGGTTTGGGTCACATACCCCAGATAGTTAAATACCAGCTGATCTGTAGCCGAGGCTTGTATTTTGTAACGGCCGCTCACATCTGTCTGTACACTTGTCTTTGTATTTTTTACAGTAACGGTAGTCCCCGGAATGGGGCCTCCCTGTTGATCGGTAACAATGCCTGTTACAGGCTTGCTTTGTGCATAGGTTATACAAGGCAGCAGGATGGCAACCATCAAGCCCAATAAATATGGCCAACAGTTAAAATCCAGTCCTCTAAAACTTAAGTCTAGTTTTTTCATACACTTATTAGTTTGGTTAGATAAAATTACTAATCGTAAAATTGTTACAAACTAAGCCAAGCAAGGGGTGAATTTTCTGTTTTTATGGGTAGATAAATGTATTTTTAGGCAATGAAACAGCTATTCCTCTGCATTTCCATTATTTTGAGCCAACTATTCTGCAAAGGACAGGACCTGGTATTCAATCATTTGATGACTGAAGATGGCTTATCCCAGAATTCTATTTTTGCCATTACGCAAGACAGCAGAGGCTATATGTGGTATGGATCACGATTCGGGCTAAACCGCTATGATGGTCACCAGTTCCGTTTATATAGAAGTAATGCGGCAGATACGACCAGCCTTTCTGACGATTATATTTCTGCCCTGTACAACGACATCAATGGCGTACTTTGGGTAGGCACCACCAATGGATTAAATAAATTCAATCCCCAATTAAATACTTTTGAAAGGATAAAACTTTATCAGGGAGGCGACAAAACCCCCAATTATATCAGAACTATCAATGAGGATAAAAAAGGCCAGCTCTGGGTAGGAACCAACCATGGCCTGTACATGCGACCTAACCGCCATAACAACAATTTTATAGCAGCCGATCGGCTTGGACTTCCCAAAGCGATTGCCAAAAGCGAAATTTTGAGTATCTATGAAGACCATGAAGGGTATTTATGGATAGGAACCACACAAAATCTGATTCAGTCAGTATTCAATAAAAAGTTGAGGGTGATTAAAGTTTTCAGTCAAAATTCAAGCCCCACAAGTATCAGCGACAATTCTATTACGGCCATAACCGAAGATCAACAAAAGAATCTGTGGTTTGCAACCGAAAATGGAGGGGTTAATCTTTTTAACAGACAGACTCAAAGTTTCACACGCTTTTTACATCAGGCAGGGAATAACAATACCATTGCCCACAATGCTGTTCGCCGAATGATTAAAACCAATACAGGCGAGTTGTGGATAGGTACATTAGAGGGCTTGAGCATACTAGACCCTGTCACAAAAAAAATCAGAACTTTTCAACAAAACAAGCCCAATAACAAGGGCTTAAACCAAAATTCCATATATAGCATTTACCAGGATTTGAACGGATCGGTATGGATTGGAACGTATTACGGCGGAATAAATGTGGTTTACGCCTCACCTACCAACTTCAAGGTTTGGCAGTACAACGAAAAATTACCAGGTCTGAATTATAATGTGATCAGTGCTATCACAACAGGAAAAGATAATAGGTTGTGGATTGGTACAGAAGGTGGTGGACTCAACTACTATGACCCTGCCAGTCAGAAATTTGGTGCCTATACAGTTGCAGCCAATGATCCTGGCAGCCTGGGATCTAACCTGGTTAAGGTTGTGTATCGGGATCAAAAAGATCAGATTTGGGTAGGCACCCATGGAGGAGGTTTAAACCTCTTTCAACCTTCGACAGGTAAGTTTAAACGTTTCTTTTCCAATAAAGATGACCTGAGGGCTACCCGCTCTGAAATAGTTGCCTTACTGGAGGACGATGAGGGCCGATTCTGGATGGGCAGTCAAAACGGGATCAACATTTTCAATAAAGCAGATACGAAACTTGAACCCTATCCAGTTCCAAAAGACTTTAAAATATTTGATGGAAAGAACATTAAGGTATTATTTGAAGATTCGAGAAAAAACATCTGGATTGCTGCCACTACCGGTTTGTACATTTATACTAAAAACGAAAAAAAGCTGCAGTTGCTAAATCTGCCAAACGGATACAAAAGGGCAAGTACCAATACAAATTTCATCAATTGCATATGTGAAGACTCGGCAGGAAATATCTGGATAGGATTATATTATGGCGGTTTGGCACTTTATGACACAAAAAAACAAACTTTCAACCATATTTATACGGCAAAAGATGGTCTATCCAACGACAATGTACTTGGAATTATGGAGGATGACAAACACCAGCTTTGGATAAGTACTTCAAATGGGCTGTTCAAATTCGATCCCAAAAATCATTCCTTCCAAACCTATACCACCAGCGATGGGTTATCCGGAGATGATTTCAATTACAATTCTTTCTTTAAGAACAAAGATGGAGCTATGTTTTTTGGTGGTTTTAACGGCCTGACCTATTTTTTCCCTCATGAGATTCAAAAAAATGAATTTCATTCTCCCATTGTTTTTACCGATTTACTTTTATTTAACAAATCAGTAGAAATCAATGCGGCCGACAAACTGCTACAGCAAGACATTGGTTTTACCAAAAAACTCATTTTCAAACACGATCAAAATGTTTTTACCATACAATTTGCCTTACTCAATTATATCAAATCGAAGAAAAACAGGTATGCGTACAAACTGGAAGGCATCAATAAACAGTGGATAGAAACCCGCACACCTGTAGCGTCATACACCAATTTACCTTCTGGCTCCTATACACTTTTAATTAAAGGTGCCAATAATGATGGGGTATGGAGTAAGGCCAATGCTATCCAAATTGAAATACTTCCCCCATTTTGGAGAACCTGGTGGGCTTTCACTATTTATGCACTTTTGGTTGCAGCTATTATATTTTTTGTTACCCGTTTCTTTTATCTCAGAGAATTATTGATAAAAGATGAGGAATTACATCAAAGCAAACTCAACTTTTTCACCAATGTGTCGCATGAAATCCGTACACACCTTACCCTTATTATGGCACCAATTGAAAAGTTGCTTGATGGACAAAAAAATACAGCAACAACAAACAAACAAGTTGCCAGCATAAAGAACAATGCGGATCGATTATTGAAACTGGTTAGTGAATTGATGGATTTTAGGAAAGCAGAGACTAACCATTTAAAATTACATGTGACCAATTACAATCTGATCACCTTTGTCCAGGACATCTGTGCAGCTTTTGATGATCTTTCTGATCAAAAGAAAATAAAATTTGATCTCCAATACGATCAGGCCCCAGTGATGTTGCATTTTGACAAAGAGCAATTGGAAAAGGTATTTTTTAATCTGATCTCCAATGCTTTTAAATTTACCCCTACCGGTGGAAGCATTACCGTAAAGATAAAAGTACAAGCGCATAATGTTACCATCAGTGTAGAAGATACGGGAAGAGGAATTGCCCCTGAATACCTCGATCGCTTGTTTACCAATTTCTTTCAGGTTGATGACCACAGTATACAAAACACGGGCTACGGGATTGGCCTTGCGCTTTCCAAACACATAGTGGAACTACACCATGGTCAAATTTCAGTAACCAGCCAACCAGCTGATGACCTGCAATCGGGATATACCAGTTTTGTTGTAACCCTATTAACCGGAACCCAGCATTTTGGCAATACACTCCCAAAATTACCTGCCAGCATTGAGACAAAAAAAACAAATACAGATGTGCAGGAAGCATCTCAAATGATTGGAGAAGCTGAACAGGAAAAAGACAATAGCATTAAAAAACACACTATACTCATTGTAGAAGACAATGCTGAATTACGTTTACTATTGAGCGAATCGCTGACCAACGAATATTGGGTTCTGATTGCCAAAAATGGATTAGAAGGGCTAACAAAAGCGACAGAAGAAATTCCTGACCTCATTATTAGTGATGTAATGATGCCTCAAATGGACGGTTTTACCCTTTGTACCCGGCTAAAATCTGACGAGCGTACCAGCCACATTCCTTTTATACTGCTTACTGCAAAAAGTACAGAAACCGACCAGATTAGTGGATTAACAGGCGGTGCCGATATTTATCTGACCAAACCTTTCAGCAATAAAATACTGCAACTAAACATAGCAAACCTGTTAAAAGGAAGAGAAACCATGCGGCAAAAGTTCAGCAAACTGCTATTGTTGGAACCGACACATATCGCAGTTGATAATACCGAGGAGCAATTTCTTTCAAAACTGGTGCTCATCATCGAGCAAAATATAGAAGATGAGAACTTTGGCGTAGAGCGCCTGGCAGAGGAGATTGGCATGAGCCAGTCTGTACTCTATAAAAAGCTTAAGGCACTAACCAACATGTCGGTAAACGACTTCACTAAGTCTATTCGTTTGAAAAGGGCAGCTCAATTATTAAAACAAAAGAAATATACCGTCTACGAAATTGGGTACATGGTGGGGTTTGCCGACCGAAAGTATTTCAGTCGGGAATTTAAAAAGCAGTTTGGAAAAACACCAAGCGAATACATCGAAACCGATTAAGCATTAGGACAGTTTTTACACCTTTTTCCGGTCAGATACTTTTCACAGCATTCTTTTTTCTTTTTATCCTTTTTTTTCTTTTTATCTTTTTTCTTTGACATGACCCTATGGATAAATGATAAACAAAAAAAGGTACATACTGTTTTGCCTGCTGCATAAGTATGTACCTTCAATCTATCCGGAAAACCGGAAAAGAGCTATATTAAGCTTCGCTGTAAGTGATCTGAGCTACGTGCTTGTCAATTTGCCATCTTCCAGTTCCTTCTTCACCAATTACGTCAAACAGTTCAACCGCACGACGGGCTTTGTACTCTTCTTCTCTTTGCTCTTTAAAGAACCAGTTCAGGAACTCGATAGTTACAAAGTCCTGCTCTTTATAGCAACGGGCAGCAATATTTTTAATGGACTGCGTAACGCTGATCTCTTGCTCCAAAGCCTCTTCAAAAACTTCACGGAACGAATTGTATTCAGCTTTAACACCTGCAACCTCTGGCGAAACGGCATTACCGCCCATATCTAAAACATACTTAAAAAATTTAAGCTGGTGCATTCTTTCCTCTTCAGCTTGCTTAAAGAAATAATCTGCAGAAAAATCATAACCATTGCGGCTGCACCACGAAGCCATAGAAAGGTAAATAGCTGATGAATGGGCTTCTTTCTTTATTTGTTGGTTTATAAGTGTCTCTACATCTGATGAGAGTAAACACTTAACGCGCATGATATCTTTCATATATAATATGTATTAAGTTCTTTTTTCTAATACAAAAATACGGCTAAGTATTTACAATAATAGAAATAAGGTTAATATGGAAAGAATCTAATTCCAGTATAATCAGATGATTAGACGATGCAGACGGTCCTGAATGATGTGATTAAGATCAAGCATTACAAAGGTTCCTTGAAGCAATTCCTTTAAGGCAATGATCTGTATCAATGATAAAACATAGCAATGGTCGCAGGCGCAGATAAAGATAATCTCCACATCCGGAGATTTTGTATTGTTGAGTAACAAATCTTCAATATCAATCTGATAAACCGCCTTTTTTAATTTTAAAATATTACGGTAATCAAAACGGGCCAGCTTTCCGGCGAAATCAATATACCAGCAGTTTTCAAAATCAGATTGATAGATGGCGCCAGCTTTAGTGCTAAACACTTCAACAAAATCGACTGATGACTGAATGGTTAAATTTTGCATTTATAAATATTGATTGATGCAAAGGTGAATATTATTTAGATTTATTCCAAATCCATTTGACAAGATTTTTCACAAAAAATTTTGCACCTGGATCCGATTACAGCCAACTAGACTTTTTTTGCCCTTACAATAATGATATCGCGATCAACGGCTTGTCCGGTATGACTTGTGGTCAAATCCTTTTGTAAAAGGATATCGGCAATAGCAAAACCAGCCTCTCTTATTAGCGTTTCAACAGACTGAACATCATATAGTTTAAATTTATATTTGGTAAAAGGCAGACCTTCCATGAATTCCTTTGTAGCAATGGCCAGGCAAAAAATACCTCCTGGTTTCAGTACCCGCCTTATTTCTTCGGCATAAGCCTTAGGGTCTTCCCAAAAGTAAAGGGTATTCACCGTAAATATTTTATCAAAAAAATCGGTTTTAAAGTTCAACCTATTTGCTGGCGTAAGCTCAAATGAGGCACTGCCGCTTTTTACATCAGCTTCATTTATTTTAGTGGCCTCAGTCACCATGAGATCAGAAATATCTACTCCATAATAGCGTAGCCCCGGCGCAAGGCCCATTAAATGTTTTACATGAGTTCCATTTCCCGGCCCCACTTCCAACACCACATCACCCTCAACAAGCTCAAGTGCGGCGATGGTATTTTGTGTCATGTTGTTATTGGTATGTGCCATCCGCCCGGCAGTTATAATTCCATCTGCCCCCTGTGGCTTTCCAAGCTGATTGGCAATCTGTTCCAATTCCTGTTCAGTAAATGCGCTACTCATATATTATATTGTTTATTACAAACTTAATTGTTAAATTTAAAAATGCGAGGGTATTCTTGAGCAGAATATCAGGCTTAATACAAAAAGGTACATAACAGGTACCTCATACCTACATGATAGGTACGTGGAAGGTGTACAAACCTATATACTACCTTTAACATAGCTTTCTTACCTCTTTGTTGAACCTTAGCTGACCAGACGTCAACTGGAGCCAGCATTTTCCATATAATCATTCTAAATAAAAGAAAAGCACATTCTGAATTATAAAATTACATTGAATTTATAATGCAAGAAGTAACTTTACAAAATTATGGCTCAAGGTTTGATAGTATCGGTTAACAATCAAAAACAAGCCTTTGCAATTGAGCAATTCGACAACGATTATTATGATATTAAGCCTTATTCATGGAGAACAAAGCTGAAAATCCATCCATAACTAACGAAGAAGTTAAAGGGCCAGGTAAACTGGCACGCATGTTTATAACGCTCTATGACGTATACAAATTCATCGCCCGCTTTTTTAAAGAAGGCTTCCTTCCCCCTTACGAAGTAAGAGAACTGTTTAGACAGTGTTACGAAATAGGCTACAGATCGGCCTTACTCATTTCTACTACCGGATTTATTACCGGCATCGTATTTACAAAGCAGTCGCGCCCCTCATTGTCAGAATTTGGCGCCACCTCCTGGCTACCCTCATTAGTGGGCATAGCCCTACTTAGAACACTTGCTCCACTGCTTACAGGCTTGATCGCCGCGGGCAAAGTTGGATCCAGTATTGGGGCTGAATTGGGTTCGATGCGTGTTACCGAACAGATCGATGCCATGGAAGTTTCGGCAACAAACCCTTTTAAATTTTTAGTCTCCACCCGCGTACTTGCGGCAACCATTACCATTCCGATCTTAACATTTTATACTGCGATGGTAGGAATGCTTGGGGCATTGCTCAATGTTGCATTAAGTGAAGGCACCAGTGCCAGGGCATTCTTTCAATCGTCATTGGAACAGATTACCTTTCTGGATATTACAGCATCCACCATTAAGGCAGTACTATTTGGGTTTACTATAGGAATGGTGGGCTGTTATCAGGGTTATAATTCTTCAAAAGGAACTGAAGGTGTGGGTAAAGCGGCCAACTCGGCTGTGGTTATTGCCATGTTTCTCATTTTCATTGAAGAAGTGGTTTCCGTACAATTTTTTGGTTTATTCAGAGGCTGATCCTGTCAATTATGGAAAAGAAATCATTTCATCAAAACGATACAGTTATAGAGATCAAAGGGTTGAACAAGTCATTTGGCAACTATCATGTATTGAAAGGGGTTGACCTTGATCTGCATAAAGGCGAAAACCTGGTAGTTCTTGGCAAATCAGGAACAGGGAAATCGGTACTCATCAAAGTCATTGTAGGCTTGCTTACCCCTGATGCGGGCATCGTTAAGGTGCTTGGCCGATACGTTGATCAGATCACTTACAAGGAATTACTGGCTTTGAGGCTAAAAGTGGGCTTCTCGTTTCAAAACAGTGCTTTGTACGACAGTATGACCGTACGGCAGAATCTTGAATTTCCACTGGTAAGGAACCAAAGAAAGCTCACCAAAAATGAGGTAAATATGGCTGTAGAAGAAATGCTGGATGCTGTAGGTCTGCTTCAAACCATCAATCAAATGCCTTCGGAACTATCGGGTGGACAAAGAAAACGGATCGGCATTGCCCGTACGCTTATTTTACGCCCCGAAATAATGCTGTATGATGAACCGACAGCGGGACTTGACCCCATCACCTGCCTGGAAATCAACAGTCTGATTAACGAAGTCCAGGAAAGGTTCCATACCAGCTCTATAGTAATTACCCACGACCTTACCTGCGCCAAAGCTGTTGGAAATAGGGTCGCTATGCTTTTAGATGGTCAATTTCAACGTGTGGGAACATTTGAAGAAGTATTTAATACAAACGATGAAAGGGTTAAACCTTTTTACGATTATAATTTTATTCAGTAAAAAAATATGCAAGTAACAGACAACCGTAAACAGATAACAGTAGGAGTATTTATACTTATTGGCCTGGTCATATTCGTTTTAGGGGTATTCACTTTGGGAAGCCAGCGCAAAGCATTTGTAAAAAGCTTTACTGTAAATGCTGTTTTTAGTGATATACAAGGTTTAAAAACCGGCGCCAATATCTGGTTTTCAGGCGTAAAAATTGGCACCATCAAAAAGATACAATTTTCGGGACTTTCGCAGGTTCAGGTATTCATGAATATTGAAGAAGAAGCCCAAAAGTATATCCATAAAAATGCAGCAGCCAGTATCAGTTCTGATGGATTGATTGGAAACAAAATTGTAGTGATCACCGGCGGTAGCCCCAATTTTCCTTTTGTAGAAGATGGAGATCAGCTACAGGTGGCCAGTACGCTATCTACCGATGACATTATGAAAACTTTCCAGGTAAACAATAAGAACCTGGTAGATGTAACTTCTGACTTTAAAGTATTGGCCAAAAACCTGGTGGATGGCAAAGGTACCGCCGGTGCCTTGTTGGCAGATGAAAAGATTGCCAACAACTTCAGGGCAATTGTTGAGAATCTAAAAACCACCACTGAATCGGCAAATAGAATGGCTGCAGAAATGAATACATTTACCAAAACGTTGAATACCAAAGGCGGACTGGCCGATAAATTAATGACCGATACCGCTGTATTTGCCAAGCTTCAGCAATCGGTAAATGAACTTCAAAAAACAGCGGCCTCTGCCTCTGCCATGACAGAGAACTTAAATAAAGCTACCGCTAAATTCAATAAAACAGATAATGCGATAGGTTTGTTGATCAATGATCAAAATACAGCAGACCAGATTAAAGGGATTATGCAAAACCTGGAGACCAGCAGCAAAAAACTGGATGAAAACCTGGAAGCGCTGCAACATAATTTTCTGTTGAGAGGCTTCTTTAAAAAGAAAGCAAAAGCTGAGGCCGCTGCGAATCCTCAAACTCAAAAATAACGTCAAAAATAACCATTCTCTTCTGAGGCTGCATTAATTGCGCTGAAGAAGCGCAAAGAACG
Encoded proteins:
- a CDS encoding ferritin, producing the protein MKDIMRVKCLLSSDVETLINQQIKKEAHSSAIYLSMASWCSRNGYDFSADYFFKQAEEERMHQLKFFKYVLDMGGNAVSPEVAGVKAEYNSFREVFEEALEQEISVTQSIKNIAARCYKEQDFVTIEFLNWFFKEQREEEYKARRAVELFDVIGEEGTGRWQIDKHVAQITYSEA
- a CDS encoding ABC transporter permease encodes the protein MENKAENPSITNEEVKGPGKLARMFITLYDVYKFIARFFKEGFLPPYEVRELFRQCYEIGYRSALLISTTGFITGIVFTKQSRPSLSEFGATSWLPSLVGIALLRTLAPLLTGLIAAGKVGSSIGAELGSMRVTEQIDAMEVSATNPFKFLVSTRVLAATITIPILTFYTAMVGMLGALLNVALSEGTSARAFFQSSLEQITFLDITASTIKAVLFGFTIGMVGCYQGYNSSKGTEGVGKAANSAVVIAMFLIFIEEVVSVQFFGLFRG
- a CDS encoding ABC transporter ATP-binding protein gives rise to the protein MEKKSFHQNDTVIEIKGLNKSFGNYHVLKGVDLDLHKGENLVVLGKSGTGKSVLIKVIVGLLTPDAGIVKVLGRYVDQITYKELLALRLKVGFSFQNSALYDSMTVRQNLEFPLVRNQRKLTKNEVNMAVEEMLDAVGLLQTINQMPSELSGGQRKRIGIARTLILRPEIMLYDEPTAGLDPITCLEINSLINEVQERFHTSSIVITHDLTCAKAVGNRVAMLLDGQFQRVGTFEEVFNTNDERVKPFYDYNFIQ
- a CDS encoding class I SAM-dependent methyltransferase, producing the protein MSSAFTEQELEQIANQLGKPQGADGIITAGRMAHTNNNMTQNTIAALELVEGDVVLEVGPGNGTHVKHLMGLAPGLRYYGVDISDLMVTEATKINEADVKSGSASFELTPANRLNFKTDFFDKIFTVNTLYFWEDPKAYAEEIRRVLKPGGIFCLAIATKEFMEGLPFTKYKFKLYDVQSVETLIREAGFAIADILLQKDLTTSHTGQAVDRDIIIVRAKKV
- a CDS encoding MlaD family protein, which produces MQVTDNRKQITVGVFILIGLVIFVLGVFTLGSQRKAFVKSFTVNAVFSDIQGLKTGANIWFSGVKIGTIKKIQFSGLSQVQVFMNIEEEAQKYIHKNAAASISSDGLIGNKIVVITGGSPNFPFVEDGDQLQVASTLSTDDIMKTFQVNNKNLVDVTSDFKVLAKNLVDGKGTAGALLADEKIANNFRAIVENLKTTTESANRMAAEMNTFTKTLNTKGGLADKLMTDTAVFAKLQQSVNELQKTAASASAMTENLNKATAKFNKTDNAIGLLINDQNTADQIKGIMQNLETSSKKLDENLEALQHNFLLRGFFKKKAKAEAAANPQTQK
- a CDS encoding TonB-dependent receptor; amino-acid sequence: MKKLDLSFRGLDFNCWPYLLGLMVAILLPCITYAQSKPVTGIVTDQQGGPIPGTTVTVKNTKTSVQTDVSGRYKIQASATDQLVFNYLGYVTQTVTVGAKSIVNVSLQESSTTLNDVVVLGYGTAKRKDLTGAVGSVNMKDLEKAPVKSFDQALAGRVAGVQVSTSDGQPGATATIVIRGAGSISQDNSPLYVIDGFPSENANANSINPSDIESIDVLKDASATAIYGARGSNGVVLITTKRGQAGKPQLTYNAYYGVQKSPAQIPVMGPYEFVKYVKELNSVFADSVYLKNGVTVDDYRNVAGLNMQDHIFRTGQNQNHDIALRGGSDKTTFSISGNFNNQKGIVKYSGFRRYQGRFVLDQQVTPKLKTGINVNYAYSETFGTPISATNFYASAGLLYSVWGYRPTTGLSGRDAGTDLLDSFYDPTNEIANNQDYRVNPLISLANQQTMYKATNMAANGYAEYAFTPKLKLRISGGITNNNTETNIFNNSFTQAGSKVVPNAPGPNGTYGTAPVFNWLNDNTLTYKNTFNKDHNLTLLAGFSSQRNKNSFRSIYASQIANENLGLDALDLVPAANTVVRSGSSRWTLASFLSRVNYDYKGKYLVTASLRADGSSKFAPGKRWGYFPSASAGWRFSQENFMKGFKFISDAKLRVGYGASGNNRVSDFPYLAQMDLGNVNYWYSFNGKPVSAGSVITAAANPNLKWETNTQTNIGLDMSFLKSKLGLTVDVYERTTKDLLLNAQLPYANGVLSSTGFKNIGSLQNRGLEITINSTNIQTKDFRWTSNFNISFNRNKILELTEGQNSLLSGSGTFFNTTYTSLASYISVKGRSVGEMYGLIFDGVYQYSDFDKMPNGTYQLKPNITTNGTTRAAIQPGDIKYKDLNGDLAINNNDYTIIGRGLPIHTGGFSNNFSYKDWDLGVFLQWSYGNDIINANRYVFEGGIVTNPNLNQYASFQDRWTPSNPSNSLFRAGGMTVANYSSRVVEDGSYLRLKTVQLGYNFTNGMLKHIGLSKLRANISAQNLYTLTNYSGLDPEASARPGNLTPGFDYGTYPQSFTVTFGLNATF
- a CDS encoding two-component regulator propeller domain-containing protein, coding for MKQLFLCISIILSQLFCKGQDLVFNHLMTEDGLSQNSIFAITQDSRGYMWYGSRFGLNRYDGHQFRLYRSNAADTTSLSDDYISALYNDINGVLWVGTTNGLNKFNPQLNTFERIKLYQGGDKTPNYIRTINEDKKGQLWVGTNHGLYMRPNRHNNNFIAADRLGLPKAIAKSEILSIYEDHEGYLWIGTTQNLIQSVFNKKLRVIKVFSQNSSPTSISDNSITAITEDQQKNLWFATENGGVNLFNRQTQSFTRFLHQAGNNNTIAHNAVRRMIKTNTGELWIGTLEGLSILDPVTKKIRTFQQNKPNNKGLNQNSIYSIYQDLNGSVWIGTYYGGINVVYASPTNFKVWQYNEKLPGLNYNVISAITTGKDNRLWIGTEGGGLNYYDPASQKFGAYTVAANDPGSLGSNLVKVVYRDQKDQIWVGTHGGGLNLFQPSTGKFKRFFSNKDDLRATRSEIVALLEDDEGRFWMGSQNGINIFNKADTKLEPYPVPKDFKIFDGKNIKVLFEDSRKNIWIAATTGLYIYTKNEKKLQLLNLPNGYKRASTNTNFINCICEDSAGNIWIGLYYGGLALYDTKKQTFNHIYTAKDGLSNDNVLGIMEDDKHQLWISTSNGLFKFDPKNHSFQTYTTSDGLSGDDFNYNSFFKNKDGAMFFGGFNGLTYFFPHEIQKNEFHSPIVFTDLLLFNKSVEINAADKLLQQDIGFTKKLIFKHDQNVFTIQFALLNYIKSKKNRYAYKLEGINKQWIETRTPVASYTNLPSGSYTLLIKGANNDGVWSKANAIQIEILPPFWRTWWAFTIYALLVAAIIFFVTRFFYLRELLIKDEELHQSKLNFFTNVSHEIRTHLTLIMAPIEKLLDGQKNTATTNKQVASIKNNADRLLKLVSELMDFRKAETNHLKLHVTNYNLITFVQDICAAFDDLSDQKKIKFDLQYDQAPVMLHFDKEQLEKVFFNLISNAFKFTPTGGSITVKIKVQAHNVTISVEDTGRGIAPEYLDRLFTNFFQVDDHSIQNTGYGIGLALSKHIVELHHGQISVTSQPADDLQSGYTSFVVTLLTGTQHFGNTLPKLPASIETKKTNTDVQEASQMIGEAEQEKDNSIKKHTILIVEDNAELRLLLSESLTNEYWVLIAKNGLEGLTKATEEIPDLIISDVMMPQMDGFTLCTRLKSDERTSHIPFILLTAKSTETDQISGLTGGADIYLTKPFSNKILQLNIANLLKGRETMRQKFSKLLLLEPTHIAVDNTEEQFLSKLVLIIEQNIEDENFGVERLAEEIGMSQSVLYKKLKALTNMSVNDFTKSIRLKRAAQLLKQKKYTVYEIGYMVGFADRKYFSREFKKQFGKTPSEYIETD